The Rhododendron vialii isolate Sample 1 chromosome 6a, ASM3025357v1 genome includes a window with the following:
- the LOC131330801 gene encoding protein MULTIPLE CHLOROPLAST DIVISION SITE 1-like isoform X4 produces METSIRCGGDSKALKIHAKEKLFIDSNTRLQMKRQPGSNFAIVFCILATILFISVRVHMAKKARYSRPGSVADLVRRGQLRSDRRGISTPLKYEDPFNNPLVKVGKSNSTVEMCGKVYRLAPVTLTREQQAIHQKRRSRAYQWKRPTVFLREGDPVPPDVDPDTIRWIPANHPFATTASDIDEDLAQNNVYQKHGVPFRIQAEHEALQRKLEALQSQQQFKKLVIDPGAAKDFERPFRSHPKDGKIEDNQSYNPLAPKPSKLEHGPNSFGSNSTSEESPEI; encoded by the exons ATGGAGACTTCAATCAGATGTGGCGGAGATTCGAAAGCTTTGAAAATCCATGCCAAAGAGAAGCTCTTCATCGACTCCAATACTCGATTGCAg ATGAAAAGACAACCTGGAAGTAATTTTGCTATTGTGTTTTGTATCCTTGCAACAATATTGTTTATTTCGGTGAGAGTTCATATGGCGAAGAAGGCAAGATACAGCCGTCCTGGCTCTGTGGCCGATCTTGTCAGGCGTGGCCAGCTAAGATCTGATAGAAGAGGCAT CTCCACGCCTCTGAAGTATGAAGACCCATTCAATAACCCATTGGTGAAGGTTGGTAAGAGCAATTCAACTGTTGAGATGTGTGGAAAGGTCTATCGCTTGGCACCGGTGACTCTCACAAGAGAGCAACAAGCTATCCATCAAAAGAGGAGGTCACGTGCATATCAGTGGAAGAGACCTACCGTATTTCTTAGAGAGGGCGATCCAGTGCCCCCTGATGTAGACCCCGATACGATTAGGTGGATTCCTGCAAATCATCCTTTTGCAACTACTGCCAGTGACATTGATGAGGATTTGGCTCAAAACAACGTGTATCAGAAACATGGGGTTCCGTTCCGTATTCAGGCTGAACACGAGGCACTGCAGAGAAAGCTTGAAGCACTACAAAGT CAACAACAATTCAAGAAGTTAGTAATAGATCCTGGAGCTGCCAAGGATTTTGAGAGACCATTCAGGTCACATCCAAAGGATGGGAAAATAGAAGATAACCAATCTTATAATCCTTTGGCTCCCAAGCCTTCCAAATTGGAACACGGCCCCAACTCCTTTGGAAGCAACTCAACCTCTGAAGAGTCGCCAGAAATCTAG
- the LOC131330801 gene encoding protein MULTIPLE CHLOROPLAST DIVISION SITE 1-like isoform X5, translating to MCGKVYRLAPVTLTREQQAIHQKRRSRAYQWKRPTVFLREGDPVPPDVDPDTIRWIPANHPFATTASDIDEDLAQNNVYQKHGVPFRIQAEHEALQRKLEALQSQQQFKKLVIDPGAAKDFERPFRSHPKDGKIEDNQSYNPLAPKPSKLEHGPNSFGSNSTSEESPEI from the exons ATGTGTGGAAAGGTCTATCGCTTGGCACCGGTGACTCTCACAAGAGAGCAACAAGCTATCCATCAAAAGAGGAGGTCACGTGCATATCAGTGGAAGAGACCTACCGTATTTCTTAGAGAGGGCGATCCAGTGCCCCCTGATGTAGACCCCGATACGATTAGGTGGATTCCTGCAAATCATCCTTTTGCAACTACTGCCAGTGACATTGATGAGGATTTGGCTCAAAACAACGTGTATCAGAAACATGGGGTTCCGTTCCGTATTCAGGCTGAACACGAGGCACTGCAGAGAAAGCTTGAAGCACTACAAAGT CAACAACAATTCAAGAAGTTAGTAATAGATCCTGGAGCTGCCAAGGATTTTGAGAGACCATTCAGGTCACATCCAAAGGATGGGAAAATAGAAGATAACCAATCTTATAATCCTTTGGCTCCCAAGCCTTCCAAATTGGAACACGGCCCCAACTCCTTTGGAAGCAACTCAACCTCTGAAGAGTCGCCAGAAATCTAG
- the LOC131330801 gene encoding protein MULTIPLE CHLOROPLAST DIVISION SITE 1-like isoform X2, with protein sequence METSIRCGGDSKALKIHAKEKLFIDSNTRLQPSICVLKHQVLSNVLELRTDWGFNYGNRKKRCGMFVLRASSNSGSSDDGKHIGEIVVEAKRDKVVDFKNQVARLQATVASLPPVVLVMKRQPGSNFAIVFCILATILFISVRVHMAKKARYSRPGSVADLVRRGQLRSDRRGISTPLKYEDPFNNPLVKVGKSNSTVEMCGKVYRLAPVTLTREQQAIHQKRRSRAYQWKRPTVFLREGDPVPPDVDPDTIRWIPANHPFATTASDIDEDLAQNNVYQKHGVPFRIQAEHEALQRKLEALQSQQQFKKLVIDPGAAKDFERPFRSHPKDGKIEDNQSYNPLAPKPSKLEHGPNSFGSNSTSEESPEI encoded by the exons ATGGAGACTTCAATCAGATGTGGCGGAGATTCGAAAGCTTTGAAAATCCATGCCAAAGAGAAGCTCTTCATCGACTCCAATACTCGATTGCAg CCTTCAATTTGTGTTTTGAAGCATCAAGTTTTATCCAATGTACTGGAATTGAGAACGGATTGGGGGTTTAATTATGGTAATCGGAAGAAGAGATGCGGAATGTTCGTGTTGAGAGCGTCGAGCAATTCTGGGAGTTCTGATGACGGCAAGCACATTGGTGAGATTGTTGTTGAAGCGAAGAGAGATAAGGTGGTGGATTTCAAAAACCAAGTTGCAAGATTGCAAGCAACAGTTGCTTCTTTACCTCCCGTCGTTTTAGTG ATGAAAAGACAACCTGGAAGTAATTTTGCTATTGTGTTTTGTATCCTTGCAACAATATTGTTTATTTCGGTGAGAGTTCATATGGCGAAGAAGGCAAGATACAGCCGTCCTGGCTCTGTGGCCGATCTTGTCAGGCGTGGCCAGCTAAGATCTGATAGAAGAGGCAT CTCCACGCCTCTGAAGTATGAAGACCCATTCAATAACCCATTGGTGAAGGTTGGTAAGAGCAATTCAACTGTTGAGATGTGTGGAAAGGTCTATCGCTTGGCACCGGTGACTCTCACAAGAGAGCAACAAGCTATCCATCAAAAGAGGAGGTCACGTGCATATCAGTGGAAGAGACCTACCGTATTTCTTAGAGAGGGCGATCCAGTGCCCCCTGATGTAGACCCCGATACGATTAGGTGGATTCCTGCAAATCATCCTTTTGCAACTACTGCCAGTGACATTGATGAGGATTTGGCTCAAAACAACGTGTATCAGAAACATGGGGTTCCGTTCCGTATTCAGGCTGAACACGAGGCACTGCAGAGAAAGCTTGAAGCACTACAAAGT CAACAACAATTCAAGAAGTTAGTAATAGATCCTGGAGCTGCCAAGGATTTTGAGAGACCATTCAGGTCACATCCAAAGGATGGGAAAATAGAAGATAACCAATCTTATAATCCTTTGGCTCCCAAGCCTTCCAAATTGGAACACGGCCCCAACTCCTTTGGAAGCAACTCAACCTCTGAAGAGTCGCCAGAAATCTAG
- the LOC131330801 gene encoding protein MULTIPLE CHLOROPLAST DIVISION SITE 1-like isoform X1, giving the protein MISITLINSLIYSVTVSLSELWRQFGLFNFILPSICVLKHQVLSNVLELRTDWGFNYGNRKKRCGMFVLRASSNSGSSDDGKHIGEIVVEAKRDKVVDFKNQVARLQATVASLPPVVLVMKRQPGSNFAIVFCILATILFISVRVHMAKKARYSRPGSVADLVRRGQLRSDRRGISTPLKYEDPFNNPLVKVGKSNSTVEMCGKVYRLAPVTLTREQQAIHQKRRSRAYQWKRPTVFLREGDPVPPDVDPDTIRWIPANHPFATTASDIDEDLAQNNVYQKHGVPFRIQAEHEALQRKLEALQSQQQFKKLVIDPGAAKDFERPFRSHPKDGKIEDNQSYNPLAPKPSKLEHGPNSFGSNSTSEESPEI; this is encoded by the exons ATGATCTCAATCACTCTAATCAATTCCCTTATTTACAGTGTGACTGTTTCTCTCTCTGAATTATGGCGTCAATTTGGACTCTTCAACTTCATTCTG CCTTCAATTTGTGTTTTGAAGCATCAAGTTTTATCCAATGTACTGGAATTGAGAACGGATTGGGGGTTTAATTATGGTAATCGGAAGAAGAGATGCGGAATGTTCGTGTTGAGAGCGTCGAGCAATTCTGGGAGTTCTGATGACGGCAAGCACATTGGTGAGATTGTTGTTGAAGCGAAGAGAGATAAGGTGGTGGATTTCAAAAACCAAGTTGCAAGATTGCAAGCAACAGTTGCTTCTTTACCTCCCGTCGTTTTAGTG ATGAAAAGACAACCTGGAAGTAATTTTGCTATTGTGTTTTGTATCCTTGCAACAATATTGTTTATTTCGGTGAGAGTTCATATGGCGAAGAAGGCAAGATACAGCCGTCCTGGCTCTGTGGCCGATCTTGTCAGGCGTGGCCAGCTAAGATCTGATAGAAGAGGCAT CTCCACGCCTCTGAAGTATGAAGACCCATTCAATAACCCATTGGTGAAGGTTGGTAAGAGCAATTCAACTGTTGAGATGTGTGGAAAGGTCTATCGCTTGGCACCGGTGACTCTCACAAGAGAGCAACAAGCTATCCATCAAAAGAGGAGGTCACGTGCATATCAGTGGAAGAGACCTACCGTATTTCTTAGAGAGGGCGATCCAGTGCCCCCTGATGTAGACCCCGATACGATTAGGTGGATTCCTGCAAATCATCCTTTTGCAACTACTGCCAGTGACATTGATGAGGATTTGGCTCAAAACAACGTGTATCAGAAACATGGGGTTCCGTTCCGTATTCAGGCTGAACACGAGGCACTGCAGAGAAAGCTTGAAGCACTACAAAGT CAACAACAATTCAAGAAGTTAGTAATAGATCCTGGAGCTGCCAAGGATTTTGAGAGACCATTCAGGTCACATCCAAAGGATGGGAAAATAGAAGATAACCAATCTTATAATCCTTTGGCTCCCAAGCCTTCCAAATTGGAACACGGCCCCAACTCCTTTGGAAGCAACTCAACCTCTGAAGAGTCGCCAGAAATCTAG
- the LOC131330800 gene encoding RING-H2 finger protein ATL80-like, with product MSLRSRLLGDVNSSTKEPDNSSNPSSLDQDFVVILAALLCALICVLGLVAVARCSWFRRISDRAAGRSPTPPPPANKGLKKKVLNSLPKLTYNAVEHAGKFSDCAICLAEFVAGDEIRALPQCGHGFHVACIDTWLGSHSSCPSCRQMCVAASRCQKCGGFPAAGARLDHQRRIDDVNTFLP from the coding sequence atgAGTCTTCGTTCAAGACTTCTCGGCGACGTCAACTCGTCGACGAAAGAACCGGACAACTCATCGAACCCGAGCTCGCTCGACCAAGACTTCGTTGTCATCCTCGCCGCCCTCTTGTGCGCCCTAATCTGCGTCCTCGGCCTCGTCGCCGTCGCTCGCTGCTCCTGGTTCCGCCGCATCTCCGACAGAGCAGCCGGCCGCTCACCTACTCCGCCGCCGCCGGCGAACAAAGGCCTCAAGAAGAAAGTCCTCAATTCCCTCCCGAAGCTCACTTACAACGCCGTCGAACACGCCGGTAAATTCTCTGACTGCGCCATTTGCTTGGCGGAGTTCGTCGCCGGAGACGAAATCCGAGCGTTGCCGCAGTGCGGCCATGGATTCCACGTGGCTTGCATCGACACGTGGCTGGGATCTCATTCTTCGTGCCCGTCGTGTCGTCAGATGTGCGTGGCCGCCTCCAGGTGCCAGAAGTGCGGTGGATTCCCGGCGGCCGGAGCTAGATTGGATCATCAACGGAGGATAGACGATGTGAATACTTTCTTACCTTAG
- the LOC131330801 gene encoding protein MULTIPLE CHLOROPLAST DIVISION SITE 1-like isoform X3: MASIWTLQLHSGSFPPSICVLKHQVLSNVLELRTDWGFNYGNRKKRCGMFVLRASSNSGSSDDGKHIGEIVVEAKRDKVVDFKNQVARLQATVASLPPVVLVMKRQPGSNFAIVFCILATILFISVRVHMAKKARYSRPGSVADLVRRGQLRSDRRGISTPLKYEDPFNNPLVKVGKSNSTVEMCGKVYRLAPVTLTREQQAIHQKRRSRAYQWKRPTVFLREGDPVPPDVDPDTIRWIPANHPFATTASDIDEDLAQNNVYQKHGVPFRIQAEHEALQRKLEALQSQQQFKKLVIDPGAAKDFERPFRSHPKDGKIEDNQSYNPLAPKPSKLEHGPNSFGSNSTSEESPEI; this comes from the exons ATGGCGTCAATTTGGACTCTTCAACTTCATTCTGGTTCCTTTCCG CCTTCAATTTGTGTTTTGAAGCATCAAGTTTTATCCAATGTACTGGAATTGAGAACGGATTGGGGGTTTAATTATGGTAATCGGAAGAAGAGATGCGGAATGTTCGTGTTGAGAGCGTCGAGCAATTCTGGGAGTTCTGATGACGGCAAGCACATTGGTGAGATTGTTGTTGAAGCGAAGAGAGATAAGGTGGTGGATTTCAAAAACCAAGTTGCAAGATTGCAAGCAACAGTTGCTTCTTTACCTCCCGTCGTTTTAGTG ATGAAAAGACAACCTGGAAGTAATTTTGCTATTGTGTTTTGTATCCTTGCAACAATATTGTTTATTTCGGTGAGAGTTCATATGGCGAAGAAGGCAAGATACAGCCGTCCTGGCTCTGTGGCCGATCTTGTCAGGCGTGGCCAGCTAAGATCTGATAGAAGAGGCAT CTCCACGCCTCTGAAGTATGAAGACCCATTCAATAACCCATTGGTGAAGGTTGGTAAGAGCAATTCAACTGTTGAGATGTGTGGAAAGGTCTATCGCTTGGCACCGGTGACTCTCACAAGAGAGCAACAAGCTATCCATCAAAAGAGGAGGTCACGTGCATATCAGTGGAAGAGACCTACCGTATTTCTTAGAGAGGGCGATCCAGTGCCCCCTGATGTAGACCCCGATACGATTAGGTGGATTCCTGCAAATCATCCTTTTGCAACTACTGCCAGTGACATTGATGAGGATTTGGCTCAAAACAACGTGTATCAGAAACATGGGGTTCCGTTCCGTATTCAGGCTGAACACGAGGCACTGCAGAGAAAGCTTGAAGCACTACAAAGT CAACAACAATTCAAGAAGTTAGTAATAGATCCTGGAGCTGCCAAGGATTTTGAGAGACCATTCAGGTCACATCCAAAGGATGGGAAAATAGAAGATAACCAATCTTATAATCCTTTGGCTCCCAAGCCTTCCAAATTGGAACACGGCCCCAACTCCTTTGGAAGCAACTCAACCTCTGAAGAGTCGCCAGAAATCTAG
- the LOC131330801 gene encoding outer envelope pore protein 21, chloroplastic-like isoform X6, with protein METSIRCGGDSKALKIHAKEKLFIDSNTRLQVHGELDTKSGAPSYLSAMIRHFYPDLSASLGVGVQYDRHEKLRYNVRGKKSIPVTTNGVLLFNIKGQVDVDKEFKQSKARGAAEFTLGILDFQDNQDVRLKVGYEVFDKVPYVQIKENNWTLNVDVNGKWNVRYDL; from the exons ATGGAGACTTCAATCAGATGTGGCGGAGATTCGAAAGCTTTGAAAATCCATGCCAAAGAGAAGCTCTTCATCGACTCCAATACTCGATTGCAg GTCCATGGAGAGCTAGATACCAAAAGTGGAGCTCCGAGTTATTTAAGTGCAATGATTAGACACTTTTATCCAGAT CTATCAGCTAGTCTTGGTGTTGGAGTGCAATACGATAGACATGAGAAGCTCCGGTACAATGTGCGCGGAAAGAAGTCAATCCCTGTGACAACTAATGGAGTTCTGCTGTTTAATATTAAGGGACAAGTTGATGTTGATAAAGAATTCAAACAG AGCAAAGCAAGAGGAGCTGCAGAGTTTACCTTGGGCATTCTCGATTTTCAGGACAATCAAGATGTAAGGCTAAAAGTTGGGTATGAAGTCTTTGACAAG GTTCCATACGTGcagattaaggaaaataattggaCGCTCAACGTTGACGTTAATGGCAAATGGAACGTGAGATATGACTTGTAG